Proteins encoded within one genomic window of Setaria italica strain Yugu1 chromosome IV, Setaria_italica_v2.0, whole genome shotgun sequence:
- the LOC101786580 gene encoding uncharacterized protein At2g17340, whose protein sequence is MESSSPSVSFPLLQAPVESTYRACTIPYRFPSDNPRKATPVEIQWIDLFLNSVPSFKQRAENDPTVPDAPAKAEKFAQRYTAMLEEMKKNPESHGGPPDCILLCRLRELVLRELGFRDIFKKVKDEENAKAMSLFEGVVQRNDEIEDDGKRVENLVRGILAGNIFDLGSAQLAEVFAKDGMSFLASCQNLVSRPWVIDDLDAFKSKWTKKSWEKAVIFVDNSGADVILGILPFARELLRRGTKVILAANDMPSINDVTYPELMEIINKLKDADGKLAGVDASDLLVANSGNDLPVIDLSSVSPELAFMANDADLVVLEGMGRALETNLYAQMKCDSIKIGMVKHPEVAQFLGGRLYDCVFKFNEA, encoded by the exons ATGGAGAGCTCGTCGCCGTCGGTGTCGTTCCCTCTGCTGCAGGCGCCGGTGGAGAGCACCTACCGCGCCTGCACCATCCCCTACCGTTTCCCCTCCGACAACCCGCGCAAGGCCACCCCCGTGGAGATCCAGTGGATCGACCTCTTCCTCAATTCCGTCCCGTCCTTCAA GCAGCGCGCGGAGAACGACCCCACCGTGCCTGATGCACCGGCCAAGGCGGAGAAGTTCGCCCAGAG GTACACGGCGATGCTTGAAGAGATGAAGAAGAATCCGGAGAGCCATGGGGGACCACCGGACTGCATA CTTCTTTGTAGGCTTCGTGAGCTAGTACTTAGAGAGCTGGGGTTTAGGGATATCTTCAAGAAGGTTAAG GATGAGGAGAATGCCAAGGCTATGTCACTGTTTGAGGGAGTTGTTCAGCGGAATGATGAAATTGAAGATGATGGGAAAAGAGTTGAGAACTTGGTCCGGGGGATCTTAGCTGGAAACATTTTTGATCTAGGATCTGCACAG CTTGCAGAGGTTTTTGCTAAAGACGGCATGTCGTTCTTGGCAAGTTGCCAGAATCTTGTATCTCGACCTTGGGTTATTGACGACCTCGATGCTTTTAAGAGTAAATGGACCAAGAAATCATGGGAAAAG GCAGTTATTTTTGTTGATAACTCTGGTGCTGATGTTATCTTGGGTATATTACCATTTGCGAGGGAGTTGCTCCGACGTGGCACAAAG GTGATACTTGCTGCTAATGACATGCCTTCGATCAATGATGTCACCTATCCAGAGTTGATGGAGATTATAAACAAG CTCAAGGATGCAGATGGAAAGCTTGCAGGTGTGGATGCATCTGACCTCCTTGTTGCTAACTCTGGTAATGATCTGCCG GTTATAGATTTGTCTAGTGTGTCACCAGAACTTGCCTTTATGGCAAATGATGCTGACCTGGTTGTCCTAGAAGGCATG GGAAGAGCACTTGAAACTAACCTATATGCACAAATGAAATGTGACTCGATCAAGATTGGAATG GTTAAGCACCCTGAAGTCGCCCAATTTTTAGGAGGAAGACTTTATGATTGCGTCTTCAAGTTTAACGAGGCCTGA